From the genome of Malus sylvestris chromosome 13, drMalSylv7.2, whole genome shotgun sequence:
cgaacagtcgccggcgaccggtgactcgccggagaagacagggaatcttccgtcaagtttgacggaatattccgacgccgttagttaactttaacggaaaccgttagtttttaacggaatatactaggatttgacggaatattctctaacgccgttcactgtagccgtcagtgtgcatgtcacgtggccgcgcgtgggccgcgcgtaggtccgtgccacgtcaggcgcgtgggggcgcgtgaggactccaaaaattattttaaaaatttggggatgatcctgaggttgtgtaggtcactgtggtatattcatatacccaatttgagcatcgtatgaagaattaattacctagtttggtttaggtgcgttaaatgtgcgttaaatgattgttttaagttatttcacttctaggtggaacttttaacgaggacgagcacatccaggggcgtcaagggggttacgacccggcgacataccagtgagtgggcatttgtttttatatatacctatatactcgatttccccagaaatcaaatttaaatgaaaagtatattgaaatgaaatgaaatatgatgtgattgccatgcatagaatattatggatattatgaactgtcgtatgatgcatatatgtatgatggtgctgtggaagcacaggtaagtatttaattaatattatgatgatgatgatgatatattgagctcatatcctgcaccatggtttagtgcttatagtattcaccgcatcgcacgctcgccttggatccaagtagatgctggtcgtacagtccatgcggagtgggtacgacgggccagtcgtagagtgttagtgagattatgactggtgggtgaccttaggttattgtatacagatgattgatgagagaagcactagagcgaataTTACCATGAGTCGTTCAAACTacattaggtagttccgacttatgtgcagaaggccggacaggtcacgcggagtgactccggcagagagtgagattgatagatgttgagctctaggttcaatcgttcagggctattagagggcctacgattgattatttcttttacctgattatattatgttaatgcattcatactaaactgttgaaattggcatggtacattctttattgaatctgtcataagattgatgattgagacagttgagatatatatgctatatactatttttctgggaaagtatacaggttttccaaaaaggggttataattgtggatttatgaaatgatttggaaaagattgattttcgcccactcacgttttctgtttttcgcccctccaggttctagttgatagttgaggcgttggtggcctacgaggactgcttcggcgttctgacagactaaataaatgtaggattcacccgagggtgttgtaaaatagttatgttcctacttgactgcacctagatgcttatgctctgtttatgtgtgtttagtacactcttatgcacatagaatgctaggttgtaaataactgcaattagtggtttttgttgactcgtattttattattaaatcgtttccgcttgcgttatggttacgtcacactcacgtgacggccagcacgtcctagtcttcgggttagggtgtgtaagtttggtatcagagcataggttgcagtcctgtataactAATGAgttcttctattgattttgttatgttttctgtcagaattatgccgcctcgtagagatccTCGCCGTGCTGCTGAGCCTAATTTCCCCGATATAACTCAGTTAGGGGCAGCAATGGCTCAAGCTTTTCAGGCTAATATCCGTCCTCCTCAGAGAACGCCCGTAGAGACGATGTATAATCTGAAATTGGAAACCTTTGAGGGAAATGAAGGTTATGAAGGGGCAGAAAAGTGGTTGGATCGAATTGAGCAGACCTTTCAAGTGATGCAAAGTCAGGGAAACCTGCCAGCTAATAGATGGGTGGAGACTACCACCTGGTTTTTGGGCCGTGAGCCAGCTGCGTGGTGGATAAATCAGTCGAGGCACATGGCACCTGAAAGGGCAGCCGAATGGGAGGTatttaaggaaaattttatgaaGAGATTTGTTCCTCCGGAATATATAGATCGCAAGAAACAGGAATTCACCAGTCTGAAGCAGAGAAATATGTCTGCACATGAGTACTACAGGAAGTTTACTGATTTATCCCGTTATGATTCTGATTTAGCGGGTAATCAAGCAGAAATGCTTCGTCGTTTCAAGCTAGGATCTAAGAAGAAGTACAGAACGTTTGCCAATGCACTTCCCTGTGCCGATTATCATGAGTATTTTGAGATTCTGGTCCGGATGGAAGACTCTGATAATCTTCCGGACAGTGAGGATGAAGAGGATAAGGGTAATGgtcagaagaaaaatgagaaaggtAAAGGTGTTTCCATTCCAGGACCTCGTCAGAcgcagaatttcaagaaaagtggaaTGAGTTCGAGTTCTTCCAGTGGTGGATTTAGTGCCACAGGTCCGAGGAGAGGAGGTGGTAGGTTTGGTAATGGACCTAGATTTTCTGGTCAGAGAGGCTTTAGTGGTGCTGGTAATTCGGGTTCTCCGTTATGTCGCCGTTGTAATTTCcgacatcatggggaatgtaggAGAAGCAGTGGTGCATGCTTTACATGTGGTCAGACAGGACATAGAGCTATGTATTGTCCCCAGAATCAGCAGAGGCCCCAGCAGCCTGTTATGCCAACATCAGCACCGACTCAACAGAACTTTAATTCAGGCAGTTATGGCCAGGgtggtcgtggtggtgcttatcACTATCAGGGTGATGCTGCTCCTTATGCTCCGGGACAGTATCACTATTCCCAGGATCCTTATTTTCAGAGTGGATATTCTCAGGATCAGGGAGGTTATACTTCATATCCGTCTATGCCAGCTAGCGGATCTCAGTGGTATCAGGGGGGTCAGCCCCAACAGAGCGGAGTTGCTGCTAGTAGTACAGGGTCGTTTAGGCCGCCTGCCCAGGCAGGTCAAGGACGTACTCACCAGGGACGAGGTAACCAGAGTGGCAGAGGTCGTGGAGGACGACAGCCAGCTCAGGGACGTGTTAACCACATCTcgctgcaagatgctcagaaccatccagacttgattatgggtacgttgaatattcttggtcattttgctagagtcttgattgattgtggtgctacacactctgtgatttctcatacatttgctcaaataacgcaacctcatccttcacctctagggtttgatttagagtttgctatgcctagaggggataaatgttatgttgat
Proteins encoded in this window:
- the LOC126595572 gene encoding uncharacterized protein LOC126595572 isoform X1, translating into MSSSIDFVMFSVRIMPPRRDPRRAAEPNFPDITQLGAAMAQAFQANIRPPQRTPVETMYNLKLETFEGNEGYEGAEKWLDRIEQTFQVMQSQGNLPANRWVETTTWFLGREPAAWWINQSRHMAPERAAEWEVFKENFMKRFVPPEYIDRKKQEFTSLKQRNMSAHEYYRKFTDLSRYDSDLAGNQAEMLRRFKLGSKKKYRTFANALPCADYHEYFEILVRMEDSDNLPDSEDEEDKGNGQKKNEKGKGVSIPGPRQTQNFKKSGMSSSSSSGGFSATGPRRGGGRFGNGPRFSGQRGFSGAGNSGSPLCRRCNFRHHGECRRSSGACFTCGQTGHRAMYCPQNQQRPQQPVMPTSAPTQQNFNSGSYGQGGRGGAYHYQGDAAPYAPGQYHYSQDPYFQSGYSQDQGGYTSYPSMPASGSQWYQGGQPQQSGVAASSTGSFRPPAQAGQGRTHQGRGNQSGRGRGGRQPAQGRVNHISLQDAQNHPDLIMGGTFNEDEHIQGRQGGYDPATYQF
- the LOC126595572 gene encoding uncharacterized protein LOC126595572 isoform X3; the protein is MSSSIDFVMFSVRIMPPRRDPRRAAEPNFPDITQLGAAMAQAFQANIRPPQRTPVETMYNLKLETFEGNEGYEGAEKWLDRIEQTFQVMQSQGNLPANRWVETTTWFLGREPAAWWINQSRHMAPERAAEWEVFKENFMKRFVPPEYIDRKKQEFTSLKQRNMSAHEYYRKFTDLSRYDSDLAGNQAEMLRRFKLGSKKKYRTFANALPCADYHEYFEILVRMEDSDNLPDSEDEEDKGNGQKKNEKGKGVSIPGPRQTQNFKKSGMSSSSSSGGFSATGPRRGGGRFGNGPRFSGQRGFSGAGNSGSPLCRRCNFRHHGECRRSSGACFTCGQTGHRAMYCPQNQQRPQQPVMPTSAPTQQNFNSGSYGQGGRGGAYHYQGDAAPYAPGQYHYSQDPYFQSGYSQDQGGYTSYPSMPASGSQWYQGGQPQQSGVAASSTGSFRPPAQAGQGRTHQGRGNQSGRGRGGRQPAQGRVNHISLQDAQNHPDLIMGSS
- the LOC126595572 gene encoding uncharacterized protein LOC126595572 isoform X2 codes for the protein MPPRRDPRRAAEPNFPDITQLGAAMAQAFQANIRPPQRTPVETMYNLKLETFEGNEGYEGAEKWLDRIEQTFQVMQSQGNLPANRWVETTTWFLGREPAAWWINQSRHMAPERAAEWEVFKENFMKRFVPPEYIDRKKQEFTSLKQRNMSAHEYYRKFTDLSRYDSDLAGNQAEMLRRFKLGSKKKYRTFANALPCADYHEYFEILVRMEDSDNLPDSEDEEDKGNGQKKNEKGKGVSIPGPRQTQNFKKSGMSSSSSSGGFSATGPRRGGGRFGNGPRFSGQRGFSGAGNSGSPLCRRCNFRHHGECRRSSGACFTCGQTGHRAMYCPQNQQRPQQPVMPTSAPTQQNFNSGSYGQGGRGGAYHYQGDAAPYAPGQYHYSQDPYFQSGYSQDQGGYTSYPSMPASGSQWYQGGQPQQSGVAASSTGSFRPPAQAGQGRTHQGRGNQSGRGRGGRQPAQGRVNHISLQDAQNHPDLIMGGTFNEDEHIQGRQGGYDPATYQF